The genomic segment AatactcaaatttaatattgttatcttctgggattttataattctaaaaaataagcaattggttatttatactgttttgtctgtatgttttataatatttttcttttgttttttttaaggtcttcaaattgtatttaacttgGATGAAGTgtcttttattcaaaatttagtattttatattgaatctgCATATTGTATACCGGTTAGTAAacgtttgatttttaaataaaactttaaatattactgTATTTGGTTTTAACTCAGGATTATGGTGTATGGGAACGAGGTGATAAATCAAATCATGGTCTTCCTGAATTAAATGCGAGTAGTATTGGAATGGCTAAAGCTGCACTGGAAGCAATGAATGACTTAGATTTATTTGGAGCACGAGGTGGTCCATTTTctgtaatacatatattgtctGATGAAGCACAAAAATGTCATGCTGTGTTACAAGTAAGTTATgacaaattattaagtaaaaatccATTGTTAAAGTATAAAggccaaattaattttataatgtttagtcTATGCTGCCAAGAGAATCAAATTCAAAAGAATTAGACAGCAGTCTTTTGTCGGTCATCAGCTTCCCAGCTTTTTCAGTCGATGATCCACAATTGATTCAGTTAACAAGAAATGCTATTGTGTCAAATTTGATGGGAAAATATGGTTGTAAACGATTTTTAAGGGACGGCCATAAGACTCCACGTGAAGTAAactcattttaattataatttttttacgtttaaatgacttatacatattataggatCCTAATAGACTTCATTATGACCTTCATGAACTGAGggtgtttgaaaaaattgaatgtgaatggccattatttttttgttatcttatattagattattgttttcaaaaagatACAGAAACTGCAAATTTCTACGTTGATGCATTagaaaaggtaaaaaaaatcttggGAATAGTTAGTCTTATACTTGTTTATAGCTTAATAAAACAATAGCGTTTATGTATTACATATGATGTATTGGACAGGTAATGATAGATTCTGAAGATGATATTAAACTTGTTCCTGAATTATATGCCCTCGAGAGCGAGAATATAAAAGGAGAAATTGAAAATCCAGGGAGTCAAAAACGAATAGCATTAGGAAGATGTCCGTTCTTATGGGCTCAATCACTCTATATGCTTGGTAAACTTTTGCAAGAAGTGagcttttttttagaaaatatttattcataaccaAGCTCATTTACAGTAAATACTATATACTTTCAAAGAACTTTCTAGCTGTTGGAGAACTAGATCCATTAAATAGGCGActatgtttggaaaaaaaacccGATGTTGTTGTACAAGTAGTTGTTTTGGCCGAAGATAATGCAATTCGTGATCTACTTCTTCAACATGATATAGTTGTTCAAACCATTAGTGAAGTTTCACCAATTGAAGTGCAGCCTTCAACTGTTCTTAGTCACCtttatacatacctaggtaagttcctgttctatattttattttataatattaatgattgaaaacgttgataatataatattattgtaattgaaaaacatacattataatatttcgaatttttttttattggtctgaTTAATTTTCTGCTTCAACTTCTAAGGCCATTagcattacatttatatataaatatacattttagtaataacttattCGATTACAAATTGagagaattaaataataaatacagttgttgttttgttattttagtaGTTATCGGTAGGGATGGGCCGATACCACTTTTTACCAATATCTGATATTCCAATATATGCTACCAATAAAAAACGGATAaccgatatattttaaaaccaacatTTTCAGCATAAGCCATTATTAAAAGATAACCCATACTACCAATCGATATCAGCTAAAACCGATACCTGATACTAatacagtttttataatttttcattaaaatatatttataaatttataatcaatgctattagcCGATTAatttggttgtttttttttttttggtatttgttcaaatataggttttaaaaaaaattgataccgATAAATCCATACTATTATCGGCTTATATCTAGtcattagattcactttcaatttccaatttgtTTGTTTTGTCTTCCTTGAAAATTTTGTAGCAATTTTATCGCAcagcaattttaattttgctctttattatgtatttacaagaatacttttgttaaatttatcatttatgaaatattgttttttcccTTTAAATTCCAGGCAGAAATGAAAAACTTGGATTATCTGGAAGAAAATCACGTGATGTTGGAATTCTTAGTACTAGcaaattatatacattgcaAGATCGAATATTTGCATTTACTCCACAGGTatgattacataatacataaattcaaataaagtataaataataattcaattaatttaaatttataatgcgAAGAGTATCCCTATTGTGTAGAATGTAGAaagtagattaatattatttaagctatattatttgaaaaaaatgtatgagcTTTAAACgacattaattttagttttttatacattgcattttaaacacacataaaataatagataaattgtataaacaataattgttgaaacttatttttagttgaaaacaatttaaaattaatttaaactttttgattttgcttttaaaacaaaaaataaaaaataaaataaaaaattagaatactatttttctttaattcagTGTTagagtataatttgttttttaataaattaaatttagattacAGATCGTCAAAGGTATTACATAGCATCTGACAATAATCTGATGATTGATTTATTTAAGAATGAAATAAACTTCTTAAAATCTAGTTGGCAAAACTTGTTAGGCCGACCCacagttgttattgttataaaaaagcTGCATTAtggtatttattgttttataaatattcaaaaatataattttgtgataATACTGTagaatagttataaataactataaagtatattattctcTAACATAAAATgagtttgatttaatatttttttcatgaaacttacaaatcataatattaattatttgcatttgaatagtttattccTTTTTCataagtaataaatacatttcatagataacaacattaattattataataatagtttataatgtattaattaaaaaaaactgacaaaaaaattgtttttatattaaattgaatttgaagTGTTTTTTAACATGTAGCTTTTTAAACTGATTGATTAAAATTCATTTTGGGGtttttctaaatacaccacaaattaataaaactgtttAGGGCAGTTATgcttttattttgcttttatatatttactatgtagTACCTAGTGAATGAATTAGtgctattaggtattattttctagtaGACACTTGATTTGGACCAATATTATATGGGAAATGATATTGAAttgttattaaacaatattatgatggatCTAGCATTTTTGACAATGAGTTGGAAGCATATGTTAGGTCGTCCAACGTACACTATAATTGCTTCTTCAAATTTTGTAGGTAAggtgaatatattaaaaactatcaaattaatggtgtaaaaaataattttaaacatatatacttatttagtaTCAACTGTAAAGTTGCATAGTTTGGCATAGTATGCATATTAGATTGTTTAAGCTTTGTGTTGTTTTTGTCGCATGGCTAtgtttttaaggttttaatCAAATAACTGCTGTAAAAGaatcgatttattttaaaccatgaaaagttaatctattaaactatttattttattattaagtgtaAATACTATTCATACTGTTTATAGATCAAGGTAAAATTCCATTAGCTGTAATAACAACAATCAAAAAGTTGAAAAGTGGTTACATTAATGGAACTAGGTAATATGTCAAAATAAGTGTACTAAGtactcaaaaaatgtattttgtatattaattttttctagaGTAACATTAGGAAACCTTAATGGCTTTCTTAGTACTTCGTGTGTTACAAATCTTAGTTTCTTAGGTAGTCAAGAAATTGGAATGCCATACAGTAAGTttcttttaagtttattaattgatttttatttatcagaAACTGTACATTTTAGAGCTTAATACAGAGGTAGAACAGTATTTAGATGAGCATATTGTCAAAAGTTTTACAAATCAGTCTACTTTACTAACTTGTATGCCTagcaaaaatccaaaaataaaaagaaaagtgTCGGTGAAAGGAGCTATAAAGAAAACCAGATCATTCATGCTTGATGgtgaatagattattttaattatttatttaattttaattttttgatattattttaagcagCTGAAGAACGACGTATTCAAGTAGCTGATACACTGGCTGCTTCAAATTTATTAGCACAAAGGAGTCCATCTcctgaaaataatttagttatgcCACCTAAAAGAGAGCACCATCGTCCTCGACTTCATAGCcgctttaagtaatataaatatatttttttaatttattttaaatatcaagttattattgaaatagataaaaaattattcacaagCAATAAATTGTCATACTAGAAGTATGAAATAAACTCTTTTTGTGGATATCAAGGGGtattatttattgctttttttgattttcatttaattattttactatattatattataaattctattatttctGTATCAAATACACattgtattacttataattttatttcattattataattgttacttaatattttaacattttaacagtaCAAACGTATTTGTTGTAAATTAGTATTCTCTTTTAAAGAATTATCATAAGTAAATGTGTGGTGGCTTATGCTTATGCTTGAACATAACCCTTTTttgtactaaacattttaagaatatgatatttttatactctAAATAGCCACTAAAATTcttttataggtaaatatattttattcagaaataaaatgtatacatttaattagaccaaaaaaaaaaacaaataaaagtattaaattgtaaagactataggtatagtatGAAGTACTGTTAGCTATGACTTGCAAATAGCTGACTTTGTAGTGACCAACTACCAGATCACGGGGGGAAACAGGGGAAATAACGCATAGTACTGTTGTTTATGattatatgataacaattattgcttgtaataaaactttaaatgtatgtgTTAACCTGGACAATGTgggattttataatattaacaggaGGCTCAAAATTCCGAGACGTTCCACTATTTTGgagaatatacaaatataagattaactatatatttttaatctttatgttatttatttaaatagttcaacataatttattatttaatgttaatcattaatacaatacaaacattatatCTTCAGTCTTGtactcttataaaaaaataagattacattaatttatttatttatgtttgtaatttaaaCTCAACTGACAATTTCAAAAGGTGTATATAGAGTTACACTCTTAATTTCAGGGTAAcatttatgtttgaaatattaactataattgattaggtaaaaatagaaaacaaataatgtctcaaactcaaattaaagattaatatatatttgaatggtTAGCTAGGGTGCTAGGGGTATCATTCTATAAATAGGATATAATCAGTTGTGTGGGTAGGTACGCATTcacataaaatagtttttttttatgatttttgtatgaaattaccaataattgcaaaaattatagaggataatatttttgagggtttgacatgtcggttttatatttttgctgaaaattaaattaaattttaaattattttaatacaatatttaattagatcaatatgtgatattatcaaaaatatatttatctataattattgtattatgcaattttatttctaattaaattattttttttgtgtgctgGCAACCTTACTAACAGTTAAGTAATCATTTGTAAACActgaatagaatataataagatGATTCCATCAGTGGCTTATATTATCGCTCTTACCAATGTTTTctgtaaaaaagtattaaacgACAAATTCCACCATTAAATTGCTACTGAAATGGGTTGAATCACTTTTATCACAAAGcaaaatgataaatgataaatgaatCAATTCTAACTATATTcagagtattaattatttaaaaaaacgtattattcTGCATGGAAAAAATACcgattatatactatacttttatactatcataatattcttTAACCATAAAATACGCATTTATGTacagtaaaaatgttgtatacttCTTAATTGTTGAATAAGACATATTGCGATTTAAAgatacataatatcaataaaaatattaatattttgtccttaattaataattataacataggtataagtgcattttcaataaaatattatcttcatcCTACTAAAAATGCTAGGTTTTACACTTCTCagtaattaatacaaatgttttgtgcagttaaatcaaaatataaagtttcattaaaaataaatgttgtccAAGGCTCATAACTATATAAGtcttataataaactatttctcattttattgttttattattgttaatgaatTGTGTGAATTACCTAAATTAACGACCATGACTTCACATACTATTCAACAATGCtctaaattaaacttaaacataattttagggCAAGCTCAGAGTTACTGTATGCTGAAGCAGAATTGGATGGTATTTTATCTATGTTAAGTGAATCAGACCTAGAAGAAAAAGgagatattttacaatatttagttGACACATATGGCTTAGAATATGATACAGGTTGacactaatataaattatgattaagcttaatttaatttatattttattaaattgttaatctGTTAATAGGAATGAAGGAAGACTGTAAACCAGTTTTAGTTAAagacttattaaaattactttacgaAAAGGCATGTCAGCAAAACCATTGGGGATTAGTCAGACATACAGCTGGCATGTTAGGGAAGCGTGTGGAAGATTTGGCCAAAGCTTTAACAGATCTATTAGTTCGTCAAAAAcaggtaaatgaaaaaaaaaaatattttgatgaagcatgtttaaaaaaaaaataaaaataacaaacatttgtaTTTAAGGTGACTATTGGTATGCCCCCATTTAATGAGCATACAATATCAACACCTTTACCTGAAGGAGAATTGCGACAAGTAATTCATGATGCTTATGGAGATGATGAAAGTACAGCCATGTTAACGCAGGTAAAGTTTATCAATTGATAATCTTAAAATCTATCTAATACAtccattttgtattataacatttagGAACTTTTAGTATATTTGGCCATGTTTGTACGAACTGAACCACAATTGTTCTTGGAAATGTTAAGGCTTCGAGTGGGTTTGATTATACAAGTCATGGCAGGTGAATTGTCTAGAACATTAAATTGTTCAGGGGAAGAAGGTTctgaacatttatttaatttatcaccaTTTGAGATGAAAAATCTACTACATCACATCATGAGTGGAaaagaatttattttgagtagtggtaaattattattatttttttcttaaaaagatgattaaaattatttttttttaaataaatttgattttgttttctaGTGGGACGTGGTAATTTTTCAGTAGTTAGCTACAAATCAAGCCATGTCAGTAAGGTAACTAATAGTACAAATGTACTTAACCTGTCGTTTGTCGTGTATTGAGATATTTTCTTCTCAGTATTGGATAAGTTACCACTgcttattttaactatttattgcCTTAAgcatctatatacattataagtaacatgtaatctaaaaattattgaacattaatGGAAATTTTGATAAACCATTAACTTACTGTCAGTATTTGTCTTACATGATCTGTACTTACAATACTTGGAATTTTGACAACAATTAAGGGAAATTCTCACCACACGACCaatgaagttaaaataataaatgttactaGTGACGATCTAACAACCAACACACAAATTAatatatgcaattttatttaatagaaaagCCAAATTGAAGGATTATTGTTGACTGATAAACCGGAAGTCAACAGTGAAGCATTAGAGGGTGATCGTCAAGGTCAATGGTTACGGCGTAGACGTTTAGACGGAGCATTAAATCGAGTACCTCGAGAATTCTATAAACGTGTTTGGATAATCTTAGAAAAGGTACAAATACATTCAAGCCTAAAATTAGTCATCCTGATCCAACCCAAAGCTTGTAGAATaacaaaactgtttttttttttttagtgttgtgGAATAGCTATTGATGGAAAACTTTTATCACAAAGCCTAACCCAAgaagtatgttatatttttcagttaggtacataatattttaacattaaatttatatatttttacttactttAGATGACATCTGGTGAGTTGAAATTCGCTTTAGCTGTAGAGACTGTACTGAATTGGATCCCACATCCAGAGTATAGACAATTGATAGTCGAGACATTGATGATATTTACACTTTATGCTGAACAAGAAATTTCACCTACTCCTCAcagaataataacaattgagGATTTTGTGCACAAagctaatgaattatttttacaagatcaagtatgttcaatttttacatattttatattcacacatttttatttatttatctcataACAGATTGCTATTAATGGAGATGCCACTTTGTGCTGTGCAAAAGTACACAAGGAACTCACCCAAGCTGGTTCACTGTTATGTGGTGGTGCTGCATATATTTGTCAACATTTCTATGACAGTGCCCCAAGTGGCAGTTATGGAACAATGTCATACATTATAAGAGCAATTGCCTATGTCTTAGAAGATTCCCTAGGCCTAACCGATGTTGAGTGTTCCATTTCATGATTTTGTTCTTCATttttgttaaacaattttagTGCCATGCAATATTATTGCTAGTTTGGATTTTAATTCCAATTGGAAGTAACTTAGTcctagtttttttaattattgcaaaGAAGAATTCCTATGATATTGTTTAtgcatacctacatttattattgtttaattgatGGTAAAATTATAGATTCAACAGTCTCAACTGTACTTTTGTAATTCATTGTTATagcaataaatcaaaataataataatgaaaaaaagataTTGATTATTAACATTACTCATAATTgggattaattaatatacaggtactaaatttataaaatttaaaaaaaaaatgtaattatggtagttaaaaaaaagtctataaCTTATTATCCTCGTTATGCATAGTACTTAAAATCATACACTCATTGCCGTGctacaagtatatttttttgtatattaaaatatcaataatttgtttccaatatttttagattaaaaaattgtttgaatataaaatataaagtagcaAATAATTATACtcttccatataataataagtagtttTTCTCTACCAATTactcatattacaatatttcagttattaaattattttaatgtaatctattatattgtataaatttaagtttgataaatattttcaatttattaataatttacaataaaaactatttaggcAGGTTAGTCCTaagcttttttatttattttttaaagttcaaagtTTCCTAAATCTAAACAGATACCAAGTACAATGCTATTGCTAAAAATTTATTGTACATTCTGATTCATAGTTTatagaaaattgtttgattaacatttttatttggtgaatattattttaaattgaataagtttgtttaatatgtattacttgtagtatgaatttcatatttcaatcaATGATAACAGATGTTAAATTTTCGACTCTGGTGAAAATATGGAAGTTTCTGTATAATAACAGTACAAGGAACACTTAGagttatcaaaataattgaacacaAATTGCAATCGTAAAAATTCGTTAATCATACAGAATTTGGACTACCACCAAAAGacgacaattttaataatatttttttaatttccttgaTATGTCTTCAGAATTGAGCATTTTCACACACACTCTGAACATTTAGGTTTCTTATGATGtagttaattattgttaagattTTTGTACGTTTCTTAGATGGCTATATTCGTCTTTTAGTTTCTGCCCAAATTCTTAACCATTAGCGatcaatgtttatttatactttgtAATTGTCCACCAGTAATTTTGATagcaattttacatttaaaactgttttgacATTCAgtgattattacatttaataaaacatttcagTGGGTACTGCTTAATGTGGAACACATTAGcacatatgtattttttttattatattatacaataagttgACATTATTATCAGGTCTTACAAAAGTGATCACATAATATGGTAGTTAATAAGCAGTACCtcctattgtaaataattgtatttcttacaagtattataatgataaatgagTATGACATAGTATAACAAAACGCAAAACGTCATCTATGGCTAGTGcctattactaattactatgtTTTTAACTTTATGGTGAAAATTATGTTTGAATCATAAGTTAGGGCAGGGATCGGCAATAAGCAGTCCACATCCGGATCGCGGAGATAAAATAAATGGACtgccaaaaatattttgtcttagTGCTGATTTTTTGGGTCTCCGTGTAGACCCAAAATAACTTGTTATGAAAAAAGGGTTTTCtggacaaataaattattttttagatcatCTGGATCCCCTTGGAAACCAATTGCCGACCCCTGTTTTAGgaatataaattagatataaacaaacagtattaaactttcaaacattaatattgaattatataaatgtatatgtaattataatattaagtacctataggctataataatatgtgttataataaaattgataaatataatagatattccACACACTAATATAGTTAAACacactcataaattataataataatgaatagtaaaatataatatcaatactttattctgttaaatacttaaatttaatattatagtatacaatacaaTCCACgcggtttattttaaaaataatttggttcaCCAGAATACTGAATATCAGGGTTAGgtaatattggtattatttttcCAGAAAATCaaattgcaaaaatattttgaaatattaccaGAGATTCGATCGTTATGTTGTGAAAAATTATGATAGATAATAATCGATTCACGATTGTGGTTGATCGCAGTAAATACGACAAGCCGACCATCACGAATTCATTTAAggcatttaattatattttattctcaagtAGGGATGATTATCAAAGAAGGATAACTGCATAATTCAGTTAAGTTTTTCAATAACCGACACGTCTGCACAGGGACGGATTTGAAACCTGTTTAAGGGGGTTGGGGGCGAAAAGGGATATTATGGAATGACATATATGGCACGAAGAAGGCTTAGCCGTAACAcagattaaatgaaaatatctcCGCCGAAACCAGTGCGACTATGTCAATGGATTGAAACTATTTAATGTTAATCGTATAATCTAGCGGTTCTCATCGCCACAAACTTATTGCGGAAAACTATCGAAAAATTAGAGTTAGGAATACCaattttactgaaaaatatctaatatctaaGTGTTGGCGAATGTGGTTTTAATTAACAATTGGATTTGAAGACCATAAATGGGGCGATCGCTATTTCAACCTCCCCCCACATATATCTGCCCCTGCGTTTGCATCTAAAATACAACTATGAGGAATCCCGTGAAttgtaattaagtataaaatggataattacttatataataaaaatacaatgataCTTATACTTAAGCTACTTAAGGTACCTACTTCAACTActaacataacaattaataaacatttataaattcattttgtaGAGGTAGATTAGGTAGCCAGATAGCCTATAGCTATACTTAATTcagtaaatatgtattttaaacataagtgcaaagtgtatataaatattgttaatcaaAGTGATTTAACACTAATAACGTGCTTGTTAAATAATTAGTGCATATTTATTGCGTTTTAGCGAATCAGTAATTTTttcagattataatatgttctctTGTCGTtacaatgttacataatatacttattaatgactattattttatttatttacatgttaaaattatttgggAATATATCTTACTGATGAGgagctaaaaaatatttttatattcttatcttGTTAGGAAACCAACTAAGTACCTACAGGAATGGTAATTTGTAGGTTCTATAATTATCAtggtaagtataggtacctatacactattTTAGGTGAGTTATACTTACTCTAAAGAAAGTATATTTTGTGGAATGAGCATGATAATTcgttgtattattacttataattagtaGAGACAAGATTTAATGTTTTCCCATATTCTTTTTGACTTTTTACAGTAATGTGTATTGGACATTTTGAGTCAGCAGGTATAGACCCGACAAttagggtacctacctatctagtTCATTGtcaccataaaaatataaatttgaaaagttgtcgaataattacaattaataaaatattataatgattattcagaaatgtcttattttatccattttcaatattacagatttatttgtttattatagttcattaaaattacaattaagcaattcatatttaattgacTTCAAAATTGATGAAATTTTGGTGtgggtacctacttttataatattttgaacgttCTTAGTTTCAAATATTAATGCATTAGTATAAAATACGATACCTATCCATAGTGAGTAGTTTGTGTTGAAAATTTTCCAAttgataaatacataggtacctattttaaaatttgatatcgaataaacgtttaaaatattgcTACAACCAAAGTAGTTTTACTGGTTCTACCTTGGgctttatagtacctacctaataactgAACAAAAATAAGAGAATGAATTTATGTATGATTGTTTTTCCAATACACATTCTAGAAGTAAAAGAATATGGGTCTTGTGTTTAGGTAGTGGGTATTTATAGCTATACCTACGCCtacacttatatataaaaattatatatatacaattaattatccaGTCTCTACTATTGTTAAATTAGAATTTGTATGAAATTAGTGATCAAAATAGCACCTCATTTTTTAGGACGgcatataaattaattggtaATATCACTAGTACCTCAATAATTTATGGTACCTCAAATAACATTAAATGTGTTTTCTTCTTGTACTGCTTTGTGATGAAACTTGTttaaatagaaaacaaatttattttattttcaattaaaaaatcctTCAGTTACGTTTTATCATGCCATTatgttagtataaaattaaaaatctggcATGATTAGGTAGGTAAAGAATAACGATTgtgaactttaaaatataaattattacaaaactgTGTGGTAGCCGGGAGGTAATGTGGTATCAAATAAT from the Acyrthosiphon pisum isolate AL4f chromosome X, pea_aphid_22Mar2018_4r6ur, whole genome shotgun sequence genome contains:
- the LOC100167939 gene encoding probable phosphorylase b kinase regulatory subunit alpha isoform X1, with the translated sequence MSKMNNRSISGQRLDYYHKVVHNIILCHQNPVTGLFPASPSNSDAWIRDNVYTVLAVWGLSMACKKMADMDEDRAKTYELEQSCVKLMRGLLMAMMQQKDKVEQFKVSQNPLHSLHAKYSSATGQTVVGDNEWGHLQIDAISLYLLILAQMTASGLQIVFNLDEVSFIQNLVFYIESAYCIPDYGVWERGDKSNHGLPELNASSIGMAKAALEAMNDLDLFGARGGPFSVIHILSDEAQKCHAVLQSMLPRESNSKELDSSLLSVISFPAFSVDDPQLIQLTRNAIVSNLMGKYGCKRFLRDGHKTPREDPNRLHYDLHELRVFEKIECEWPLFFCYLILDYCFQKDTETANFYVDALEKVMIDSEDDIKLVPELYALESENIKGEIENPGSQKRIALGRCPFLWAQSLYMLGKLLQENFLAVGELDPLNRRLCLEKKPDVVVQVVVLAEDNAIRDLLLQHDIVVQTISEVSPIEVQPSTVLSHLYTYLGRNEKLGLSGRKSRDVGILSTSKLYTLQDRIFAFTPQTLDLDQYYMGNDIELLLNNIMMDLAFLTMSWKHMLGRPTYTIIASSNFVDQGKIPLAVITTIKKLKSGYINGTRVTLGNLNGFLSTSCVTNLSFLGSQEIGMPYKLNTEVEQYLDEHIVKSFTNQSTLLTCMPSKNPKIKRKVSVKGAIKKTRSFMLDAAEERRIQVADTLAASNLLAQRSPSPENNLVMPPKREHHRPRLHSRFKASSELLYAEAELDGILSMLSESDLEEKGDILQYLVDTYGLEYDTGMKEDCKPVLVKDLLKLLYEKACQQNHWGLVRHTAGMLGKRVEDLAKALTDLLVRQKQVTIGMPPFNEHTISTPLPEGELRQVIHDAYGDDESTAMLTQELLVYLAMFVRTEPQLFLEMLRLRVGLIIQVMAGELSRTLNCSGEEGSEHLFNLSPFEMKNLLHHIMSGKEFILSSVGRGNFSVVSYKSSHVSKKSQIEGLLLTDKPEVNSEALEGDRQGQWLRRRRLDGALNRVPREFYKRVWIILEKCCGIAIDGKLLSQSLTQEMTSGELKFALAVETVLNWIPHPEYRQLIVETLMIFTLYAEQEISPTPHRIITIEDFVHKANELFLQDQIAINGDATLCCAKVHKELTQAGSLLCGGAAYICQHFYDSAPSGSYGTMSYIIRAIAYVLEDSLGLTDVECSIS
- the LOC100167939 gene encoding probable phosphorylase b kinase regulatory subunit alpha isoform X2, with the translated sequence MSKMNNRSISGQRLDYYHKVVHNIILCHQNPVTGLFPASPSNSDAWIRDNVYTVLAVWGLSMACKKMADMDEDRAKTYELEQSCVKLMRGLLMAMMQQKDKVEQFKVSQNPLHSLHAKYSSATGQTVVGDNEWGHLQIDAISLYLLILAQMTASGLQIVFNLDEVSFIQNLVFYIESAYCIPDYGVWERGDKSNHGLPELNASSIGMAKAALEAMNDLDLFGARGGPFSVIHILSDEAQKCHAVLQSMLPRESNSKELDSSLLSVISFPAFSVDDPQLIQLTRNAIVSNLMGKYGCKRFLRDGHKTPREDPNRLHYDLHELRVFEKIECEWPLFFCYLILDYCFQKDTETANFYVDALEKVMIDSEDDIKLVPELYALESENIKGEIENPGSQKRIALGRCPFLWAQSLYMLGKLLQENFLAVGELDPLNRRLCLEKKPDVVVQVVVLAEDNAIRDLLLQHDIVVQTISEVSPIEVQPSTVLSHLYTYLGRNEKLGLSGRKSRDVGILSTSKLYTLQDRIFAFTPQITDRQRYYIASDNNLMIDLFKNEINFLKSSWQNLLGRPTVVIVIKKLHYDQGKIPLAVITTIKKLKSGYINGTRVTLGNLNGFLSTSCVTNLSFLGSQEIGMPYKLNTEVEQYLDEHIVKSFTNQSTLLTCMPSKNPKIKRKVSVKGAIKKTRSFMLDAAEERRIQVADTLAASNLLAQRSPSPENNLVMPPKREHHRPRLHSRFKASSELLYAEAELDGILSMLSESDLEEKGDILQYLVDTYGLEYDTGMKEDCKPVLVKDLLKLLYEKACQQNHWGLVRHTAGMLGKRVEDLAKALTDLLVRQKQVTIGMPPFNEHTISTPLPEGELRQVIHDAYGDDESTAMLTQELLVYLAMFVRTEPQLFLEMLRLRVGLIIQVMAGELSRTLNCSGEEGSEHLFNLSPFEMKNLLHHIMSGKEFILSSVGRGNFSVVSYKSSHVSKKSQIEGLLLTDKPEVNSEALEGDRQGQWLRRRRLDGALNRVPREFYKRVWIILEKCCGIAIDGKLLSQSLTQEMTSGELKFALAVETVLNWIPHPEYRQLIVETLMIFTLYAEQEISPTPHRIITIEDFVHKANELFLQDQIAINGDATLCCAKVHKELTQAGSLLCGGAAYICQHFYDSAPSGSYGTMSYIIRAIAYVLEDSLGLTDVECSIS